Genomic DNA from Candidatus Gastranaerophilales bacterium:
TTCCTTTGAAAGCTTCTCTTCTTTAAGGAGCTTATGATAATAAAAACCTTTTGTAATAGCTCGAATTAAAGTGAAATTATACTCAACTTTATTATGCCCAATAACAATCTTTGTACCTTTTTGATGACAGGGCGAAAGATTTACCTCATAACTAAATTCCAATAAACAATTGTCTTTAGTTTCAAAATTCATCAATTGACCATACGTTACAGCTTCTACAGCCTTTACAAGTAAATCATTATACAGAGAAATATGTACTTTGTTTTCAGAAACTATAGCCTTATTTAAAACGGTACGTATAAATACATTATCAGGATTGTAAGTTTCTAAAAAATTCAAAACGGCTTTTTGCTTTTTTAATGTCATACCCGATAAATATTTAATCATCTGAGCTTTGTTTTTAACAAGCTCTGCGAATTTTAACCTTATAAAATCCTCAATTTCTCCTGCAGGAATTTTGGATATATTTCCGGCTTCATGCTGGCGGTTTTGTAGTAATGCTTGGCTTATATAATATCTGTAACAAGCACCGTGACGATTTCTACTATGTGATGGTGACATAACATTACCCTTGTCATCATAAATTTTACCTGCTAACAAAGATACATGTTTTGCACCGATGGAATGTTTTTGGCGAATAGTATTTTCATCTAAAATGTTCTGCACCTTTTCAAAAACTTTTTCGTCAACAATACCATCATGCAGCCCCTCATAAACCTCATTTTTATGTGTAATTTTACCAATATATATTTTATTTCTAAGCAACTTATGCAGATGACCTTTATAAAAAATTTTGTCTGTTTTAGTATGAATTTCATTTTCGATTAGGTAATCGTGCAGTTTAGAAACGCTTCTAAGTTCAATGTATTTTTCAAATATATGCCTGATTTTGGAGGATTGTTCCTTATCTTCAAGCAGAACACCATCTTTTTTTATGTATCCAATAGAAGG
This window encodes:
- a CDS encoding recombinase family protein, yielding MNKKQIKSGNSTVTTKTEYLSTRKYRCAVYTRKSSEEGLEQDFNSLDAQREAGEAYIKSQMHEGWVLVEKQYNDGGFSGGTMERPAFKELLNDIENDEIDIVVVYKVDRLTRSLMDFAKIVDVLDKHETFFVSITQQFNTTTSMGRLTLNILLSFAQFEREVTGERIRDKFAASRKKGMFMHGNPSIGYIKKDGVLLEDKEQSSKIRHIFEKYIELRSVSKLHDYLIENEIHTKTDKIFYKGHLHKLLRNKIYIGKITHKNEVYEGLHDGIVDEKVFEKVQNILDENTIRQKHSIGAKHVSLLAGKIYDDKGNVMSPSHSRNRHGACYRYYISQALLQNRQHEAGNISKIPAGEIEDFIRLKFAELVKNKAQMIKYLSGMTLKKQKAVLNFLETYNPDNVFIRTVLNKAIVSENKVHISLYNDLLVKAVEAVTYGQLMNFETKDNCLLEFSYEVNLSPCHQKGTKIVIGHNKVEYNFTLIRAITKGFYYHKLLKEEKLSKELRTDSYIKRLMRLRFLPPNIIEAILNGTQDLGLTLKELYKMAKL